In Leptolyngbya sp. 'hensonii', the following are encoded in one genomic region:
- a CDS encoding DUF2470 domain-containing protein: MADVITPEISDRICTHMNEDHAEAILLYAKVFGGSTEATAARMVAIDPQGMDLVTQSSIGEVPLRITFDHTLQDSEDAHHTLIAMVKQARSQSA; the protein is encoded by the coding sequence ATGGCTGATGTAATTACCCCAGAAATTAGTGATCGCATCTGTACCCACATGAACGAAGACCACGCCGAGGCCATTCTGCTCTATGCCAAGGTCTTTGGGGGGAGCACAGAGGCAACAGCAGCCCGGATGGTGGCGATCGACCCCCAGGGTATGGATCTGGTAACCCAGTCTTCGATCGGGGAAGTTCCCCTGCGTATTACCTTTGACCACACCCTGCAGGATTCGGAAGACGCTCATCACACTTTAATTGCTATGGTGAAACAGGCCCGCAGTCAGTCGGCTTGA
- a CDS encoding adenylate/guanylate cyclase domain-containing protein, which translates to MTAINLKRLVKRKDVAALVSELVAVLDRPIAIQNLDGTLLWGDSIDALSEKHPIELNGEVLGWVFGNPGTAIIASLLIHLAIRELEQKMLARETLDKYKEITLLYDISEKITANLDLQAVANLVLEEAQRLIRGTSGSVVFFNQDRQEFEILAAFGAEYQHKLSIVPGKGIIGMVLQSGIGEIVNDVSTDHRVIPGEYQFASLICAPLKTKDRVMGVLNLSSVEPVNYTAADLKLFNALASQAASAIENAMLHANKLKEERIKSNLERYVPSQVVEAILQAKDDISLEPVKSDIVMLFSDIRSFTTKCEELAPEQIVGYLNEYFTHMVEVIFDYEGTVNKFVGDMIVALFGAPTHLRECEEKAIRAAIAMQKRIQEVPTTWIRENFRTGIGISSGPVVVGNIGSPQHMDYTAIGDEMNIASRLQSIAEGGQILVSRSVYDATRHLFSFKECGDLTVKGKRKTVEVFEVLY; encoded by the coding sequence ATGACTGCCATCAATCTCAAGAGACTTGTGAAGCGGAAGGACGTTGCAGCCCTGGTGAGTGAGTTGGTGGCAGTGCTCGACAGGCCAATCGCGATTCAAAACCTCGATGGAACGCTGCTTTGGGGCGATAGTATCGATGCTTTATCTGAAAAGCATCCGATCGAACTGAATGGGGAAGTACTGGGCTGGGTTTTCGGCAATCCAGGCACAGCCATCATTGCTTCCCTATTAATCCATCTGGCCATCCGGGAACTAGAACAGAAGATGCTGGCCCGGGAAACTCTGGATAAGTACAAAGAAATTACCCTGCTCTATGACATTTCGGAAAAAATCACCGCCAACCTGGACCTGCAGGCAGTCGCCAATCTGGTGCTAGAAGAGGCCCAAAGGCTCATTCGTGGCACCAGTGGTTCCGTGGTTTTTTTCAATCAGGACCGTCAAGAGTTTGAAATCCTGGCCGCCTTTGGCGCAGAGTATCAGCATAAGCTGTCGATCGTGCCTGGAAAGGGAATCATTGGGATGGTTCTGCAATCGGGCATTGGGGAAATCGTGAATGATGTCTCCACCGACCATCGCGTTATCCCTGGTGAATACCAGTTTGCTTCCCTCATCTGTGCACCCCTGAAAACCAAGGATCGGGTGATGGGGGTCCTCAATCTCAGTAGTGTAGAACCCGTTAATTACACAGCTGCAGATTTAAAGCTCTTTAATGCCTTGGCTTCCCAGGCCGCTTCTGCCATCGAAAATGCAATGCTGCATGCCAATAAGCTGAAAGAAGAGCGGATTAAAAGTAACCTGGAACGCTACGTTCCTTCCCAGGTGGTTGAGGCCATTCTGCAAGCCAAGGATGATATCTCCCTGGAACCTGTCAAATCCGATATTGTGATGCTGTTTTCCGATATCCGAAGCTTCACCACCAAGTGTGAAGAACTGGCTCCAGAACAAATCGTTGGGTACTTGAACGAATACTTTACCCACATGGTTGAGGTCATTTTTGACTATGAAGGGACGGTCAATAAATTTGTTGGCGATATGATCGTGGCTTTGTTCGGGGCTCCGACCCACCTGAGGGAATGTGAGGAAAAGGCCATCCGGGCTGCGATCGCCATGCAGAAACGGATTCAGGAAGTGCCAACGACCTGGATTCGGGAAAATTTCAGAACCGGGATCGGGATCAGTAGCGGTCCAGTCGTGGTCGGTAACATTGGTTCTCCCCAGCACATGGATTACACGGCGATCGGCGATGAGATGAATATTGCCTCTCGCCTGCAATCGATCGCAGAGGGGGGGCAAATTCTCGTCAGCCGCAGTGTTTACGATGCCACCCGCCACCTATTTAGCTTCAAAGAATGTGGAGATTTGACGGTTAAGGGGAAACGCAAGACCGTAGAGGTTTTTGAAGTCTTATATTAG
- a CDS encoding response regulator has product MTKKILIVDDEPHIRLLIEQTLEDLEDEGVELLTASNGEEALETIKAERPQLVFLDVMMPKMNGFDVCNAVKNEFGIKDTYIIMLTAKGQEFDRQRGSNVGADLYMTKPFDPDEIIEKSQEVLGLN; this is encoded by the coding sequence ATGACAAAGAAGATCCTGATCGTGGACGATGAGCCTCACATTCGGCTCTTAATTGAGCAAACCCTGGAAGATCTGGAAGACGAAGGGGTGGAATTGCTCACGGCCAGCAACGGCGAGGAAGCCCTTGAAACCATCAAGGCAGAAAGGCCACAGTTGGTCTTCTTGGATGTGATGATGCCGAAAATGAACGGCTTTGACGTTTGCAACGCCGTCAAGAACGAATTTGGCATCAAAGACACCTATATCATTATGCTCACGGCTAAAGGGCAGGAGTTCGATCGGCAGCGCGGGAGTAACGTGGGTGCTGATCTTTACATGACCAAGCCCTTCGACCCCGATGAAATCATTGAAAAGTCTCAGGAAGTGTTGGGCTTGAATTGA